A section of the Candidatus Cloacimonadota bacterium genome encodes:
- a CDS encoding protein-L-isoaspartate(D-aspartate) O-methyltransferase, with translation MRFEDQRQKLVEALKHNGITDKRILSAFLSIPREDYVLPEYREYAYRNSPLPILEDQTISQPQMIAIMLCELNLHEDDIVLEIGTGSGYQTALLAKIVKEVCTVELRDILSLRAQKTLKQAGFKNIYFRIGDGWQGWQQAYPPYKEFNKIVVSAAASEIPQKICDQLAEGGVMISPVGKGVPQMLYIVKREKGELKYREHLPCAFVPLVKNAR, from the coding sequence ATGCGCTTTGAAGATCAGAGACAGAAACTGGTAGAAGCGCTTAAACACAACGGTATCACAGATAAGCGAATCCTCTCGGCATTCTTAAGTATCCCCAGAGAGGATTATGTTTTGCCGGAATACCGAGAATATGCCTATCGCAACAGTCCTTTGCCCATATTGGAAGATCAAACTATCTCGCAACCCCAAATGATAGCAATTATGCTCTGTGAACTGAATCTTCACGAAGATGATATTGTGTTGGAAATTGGTACTGGTAGTGGATATCAAACTGCACTTCTTGCAAAAATCGTAAAAGAAGTGTGTACAGTTGAGCTGCGGGACATCCTCTCATTACGTGCCCAAAAAACTCTTAAACAAGCTGGGTTTAAAAATATCTATTTTAGAATTGGGGATGGTTGGCAAGGCTGGCAACAAGCCTATCCTCCATATAAGGAATTCAATAAAATAGTTGTTTCTGCCGCTGCTTCTGAGATACCCCAAAAAATCTGCGATCAACTTGCGGAAGGAGGAGTAATGATAAGTCCCGTTGGTAAGGGGGTTCCGCAAATGCTCTATATCGTCAAGCGCGAAAAGGGGGAATTGAAATATCGAGAACATCTTCCCTGCGCTTTCGTCCCCTTGGTAAAAAATGCGAGGTAA
- a CDS encoding YgiQ family radical SAM protein, with protein MPFLPVSQADIRSRGWTQCDIILINGDAYIDHPSFGVPIIARTLETAGYKVGIISQPDWRKDEDFLVLGSPRLFFGISSGNMDSMVNHYTAQRRLRSDDAYSPDAKPGRRPDRAVMIYTNIVKKLFKGIPVVIGGVESSLRRIAHYDYWQNKVRNSILADSKADLLIYGMAEHTIIQVAHALEKGHNVSELTDLPSTVCFVHEPGETILPDAGKCSDKATFHKLNHQFYDQYALKPLYQLNGGRWIKHNPPSPALSTQELDRIYSLPFMNSPHPMYKGKRIPAWDQIKQSITSHRGCYGGCNFCAIAAHQGRQIQSRSVESILKEACKLKGTISDVGGPSANMYQSYCKLGFPNSCSRRSCIFPEICPNLFLNHEVQLQLLDKISRLPNINHVFIASGIRHDLVLGNRRYIKAIATKYTGGRLKLAPEHSATQVLKLMGKPPIKHFEVFANEYFEEVRKAGIKRQIIPYIIIGHPGTTMEDALALKNWLRQHKIHVEQAQEFTPTPMTISTCMYYTGLDFETGKPIHIPSPGEIRKQKELIVKSSQA; from the coding sequence TTGCCATTTCTTCCTGTTTCCCAAGCAGATATAAGATCCAGAGGCTGGACCCAATGCGACATCATTCTTATCAATGGAGATGCCTACATAGATCACCCCTCATTTGGAGTACCAATTATCGCCCGAACTCTCGAAACCGCTGGTTATAAGGTAGGTATTATATCGCAACCAGATTGGCGTAAAGACGAAGATTTCTTGGTTTTGGGCAGTCCACGCTTGTTTTTTGGAATAAGCTCTGGAAACATGGATTCGATGGTTAACCACTATACTGCACAACGCCGTTTACGCTCGGATGACGCCTACTCTCCAGATGCTAAACCTGGTAGAAGACCGGATAGAGCGGTAATGATCTACACCAATATTGTTAAAAAGCTGTTTAAAGGCATTCCGGTAGTGATTGGTGGCGTGGAATCATCCTTACGCCGCATTGCGCATTACGACTACTGGCAAAACAAGGTTCGCAACAGCATCTTGGCAGATAGTAAAGCTGATCTTCTAATCTATGGCATGGCAGAACACACGATAATTCAAGTAGCTCATGCATTGGAAAAGGGGCATAATGTATCTGAATTAACAGACTTGCCCTCGACAGTGTGCTTTGTACACGAACCGGGTGAAACAATTTTGCCGGATGCCGGAAAATGCTCTGATAAGGCTACATTTCACAAGCTAAATCACCAGTTTTATGACCAATATGCCTTAAAGCCATTATACCAACTCAATGGCGGACGCTGGATCAAACACAATCCCCCCTCCCCCGCACTCAGCACTCAAGAATTGGACAGGATTTATTCGCTACCCTTTATGAACTCTCCGCACCCCATGTACAAGGGTAAACGTATTCCCGCTTGGGATCAGATCAAACAAAGTATAACCAGCCATCGTGGCTGCTATGGAGGCTGTAACTTCTGTGCCATAGCAGCGCATCAGGGACGCCAGATCCAATCACGCTCAGTGGAATCGATATTAAAAGAAGCTTGCAAGTTGAAAGGTACAATCAGCGACGTGGGCGGTCCCAGCGCAAACATGTACCAAAGCTATTGCAAGCTTGGCTTTCCAAATAGCTGTTCCCGCCGGAGCTGCATCTTTCCGGAAATCTGCCCCAATCTTTTTTTGAATCATGAAGTCCAGTTACAATTGTTGGATAAGATATCCCGGCTTCCAAACATAAATCATGTATTTATCGCTAGCGGCATACGGCACGATCTTGTTCTAGGCAATAGGCGCTACATCAAAGCTATTGCCACAAAATACACCGGTGGCAGGCTAAAATTGGCTCCAGAACATAGTGCCACACAGGTACTAAAGCTTATGGGTAAGCCACCCATAAAGCATTTTGAGGTTTTTGCTAACGAGTATTTTGAAGAGGTTCGTAAGGCTGGAATCAAAAGACAGATTATACCTTATATAATTATCGGTCACCCCGGCACTACAATGGAAGATGCGCTTGCCTTAAAGAACTGGTTGCGTCAACACAAAATACATGTGGAACAAGCACAAGAATTTACCCCCACCCCTATGACGATCAGCACTTGCATGTACTACACAGGCTTGGATTTTGAGACTGGAAAACCAATCCACATTCCATCTCCGGGTGAAATCCGCAAGCAAAAAGAGCTAATTGTGAAATCTTCTCAAGCCTAA
- a CDS encoding D-alanine--D-alanine ligase encodes MKKVIVLRGGSSPEKEISLVTGSEIAKVLRDLNYEVREMDPDNYPNLSQLLSDIEKEQAFIVFNGLHGGSGENGELQAALQLAKIPFTGSLSKASALAMDKYIAKLIVKEEGVPIPKHILLRTNLLDDYNDPSDYQAFVQNLGLPLIVKPNDSGSSVGIAVVQNIGELKPAVLDAFKYCKSVLLEEFIPGRELTVSILDGKALPVVEIKPKAGWYDYANKYTKGNTEYLSPAPIESKIAELVQLYAERAFFALGCAVYGRVDFRLNNQQLYFLEVNTLPGMTPLSLTPMAAKAAGLSFNGLLETIIKCSVRNHVEVI; translated from the coding sequence ATGAAAAAAGTCATTGTTTTAAGGGGTGGAAGCTCTCCCGAAAAAGAAATATCTTTAGTAACTGGATCTGAGATCGCAAAAGTTCTGAGAGATCTTAACTATGAAGTGCGAGAGATGGATCCAGATAATTACCCCAATCTGTCTCAATTACTATCTGATATTGAGAAAGAACAAGCATTTATTGTATTTAACGGTTTACATGGCGGTAGCGGAGAAAATGGAGAATTGCAAGCCGCACTCCAATTGGCAAAAATTCCTTTTACTGGCTCACTTAGCAAAGCTTCAGCCTTGGCAATGGATAAGTATATTGCAAAACTAATCGTAAAAGAAGAAGGGGTTCCCATACCAAAGCACATTTTATTGCGAACCAACCTGCTGGATGATTATAACGATCCTTCTGACTATCAAGCATTTGTACAAAACTTGGGTTTACCCTTAATTGTTAAGCCAAATGACTCTGGAAGTTCAGTGGGGATTGCCGTAGTTCAGAATATTGGGGAGCTAAAACCAGCAGTATTGGATGCTTTCAAATATTGCAAATCGGTATTATTGGAAGAGTTTATCCCTGGTCGTGAGCTTACCGTCAGCATCCTTGATGGTAAAGCTTTGCCCGTAGTGGAGATCAAGCCCAAAGCTGGCTGGTACGATTATGCAAACAAATACACGAAAGGCAATACAGAATATCTGTCCCCAGCCCCAATAGAAAGCAAAATTGCAGAATTAGTACAACTCTATGCCGAGCGTGCATTCTTTGCCCTAGGTTGTGCGGTGTATGGTAGAGTCGATTTTCGTTTAAATAACCAACAACTATACTTTTTGGAAGTAAACACACTGCCCGGAATGACTCCTTTGAGTCTTACTCCCATGGCAGCAAAGGCAGCAGGACTGTCATTTAATGGCCTGCTAGAAACCATAATAAAATGCTCCGTGAGAAATCACGTGGAGGTAATATGA
- a CDS encoding AI-2E family transporter, with amino-acid sequence MNWTKIVFNIILAITVVAALIFYRWVFSYLVAAVLFSYILDPAVSWLEHRHFPRWGAVVVLYLSVIGLIAWFTSRFIPELTTQANNLLSILGHDDTMSSQYLMQIPFVNGIYEYAVGLDAKIPSLSLAQRFTEVLDGATDFFARLPKFLLDNYSSIIGAISFLGMVPLISFFLLKDKYKIRKSILKLSSNRYFELAIILLGRIDKTVGTYLRAMLFEVIAVSIMASTALSIVGVSNPVLLGISAGVANIIPYFGPFFGGALAVLTVFFEGGPFIHMVYAALAMWMVQVIDNNIVYPVVVGTTIEMHPLLVLLTVLAGGWYGGILWMLVSVPLVYLIYSLISVLYINLKEYRII; translated from the coding sequence ATGAATTGGACAAAGATAGTTTTTAATATCATTTTAGCAATCACTGTAGTAGCGGCTCTAATATTCTATCGTTGGGTATTTAGCTACCTTGTAGCCGCTGTGTTATTTTCCTATATTTTAGACCCTGCGGTTAGCTGGCTCGAGCACAGACATTTCCCGCGCTGGGGAGCAGTTGTAGTGCTTTATTTGAGTGTAATTGGACTAATAGCTTGGTTTACCAGCAGATTCATTCCGGAGCTCACTACTCAGGCGAATAATTTGCTTTCTATATTAGGGCATGACGATACTATGAGTTCCCAATACCTTATGCAAATCCCTTTCGTAAATGGCATCTATGAATATGCAGTTGGGCTCGATGCAAAAATACCGAGTTTATCTCTAGCTCAACGATTCACTGAAGTGCTAGATGGAGCTACAGATTTCTTTGCTCGCTTACCGAAGTTTCTGTTGGATAACTATTCCAGCATAATTGGTGCTATTTCTTTTTTGGGTATGGTTCCACTCATCAGTTTCTTCTTGTTAAAAGATAAGTACAAGATTCGCAAAAGCATACTGAAGCTAAGCTCAAATCGTTATTTCGAATTAGCAATTATACTATTAGGACGAATTGATAAAACTGTGGGAACATATCTGCGGGCAATGCTTTTTGAGGTAATTGCGGTAAGCATCATGGCATCAACAGCTCTAAGCATTGTAGGGGTTAGCAATCCTGTGTTACTGGGTATTTCCGCAGGCGTGGCGAATATTATACCATATTTTGGTCCTTTTTTCGGAGGGGCATTGGCAGTTTTAACCGTCTTTTTTGAAGGAGGACCATTCATTCATATGGTGTATGCTGCCTTAGCGATGTGGATGGTTCAAGTTATCGATAATAATATTGTGTATCCCGTTGTGGTGGGAACAACCATCGAAATGCATCCCTTATTGGTGTTGTTAACCGTTCTAGCGGGAGGATGGTATGGTGGAATACTGTGGATGTTGGTTTCTGTACCGCTTGTGTACTTGATCTACAGTCTGATTAGCGTGTTGTATATAAACTTGAAAGAATATAGAATTATATAA
- the surE gene encoding 5'/3'-nucleotidase SurE, with amino-acid sequence MKILLVNDDGINAPGIRSLQAALSAAGHDVIIVAPDTERSAASHSITLRKDIHATKIAPQEWAISGTPVDCVVIALQKILTEEIDLVISGINAGQNMGEDVLYSGTVSAAVEAAMFGKRAMALSINAYKEQLFESATKWFIKLLELGIDSLTKPYEVININFPNIPFEEVKGLRLARTGHRKYYNFISIIHEEEDNFSYRIGGDLPQWDLEPGTDSEAINEGYISITPLGFELSKAEAFPPILSWIESRKLLEVKA; translated from the coding sequence TTGAAAATTCTACTTGTTAACGACGACGGCATTAACGCACCAGGCATCAGATCCTTGCAAGCCGCATTAAGTGCAGCAGGACACGATGTTATTATTGTAGCCCCAGATACCGAACGCAGTGCCGCTTCTCATTCCATTACTCTCAGAAAAGATATACATGCCACAAAGATTGCTCCACAAGAATGGGCAATAAGCGGAACTCCAGTTGATTGTGTGGTAATTGCCTTGCAAAAGATCTTGACGGAAGAAATCGATTTGGTGATCTCGGGAATCAACGCCGGGCAGAATATGGGTGAAGATGTGCTCTACTCTGGCACAGTTTCTGCCGCCGTGGAGGCTGCCATGTTTGGAAAAAGGGCGATGGCACTTTCGATCAATGCCTATAAAGAACAACTATTTGAATCTGCTACCAAGTGGTTTATCAAACTTTTAGAACTTGGTATAGATAGTCTTACTAAACCTTACGAAGTTATCAATATAAATTTCCCTAATATCCCTTTTGAAGAGGTGAAAGGGCTTCGGCTAGCTCGCACTGGACACCGTAAATACTATAATTTCATCTCGATAATTCATGAGGAGGAAGATAATTTTAGCTATCGCATAGGCGGAGACCTTCCTCAGTGGGATTTGGAACCGGGAACCGATTCTGAGGCTATAAACGAAGGTTATATCTCTATTACCCCGCTTGGTTTTGAGCTTAGCAAAGCCGAAGCATTTCCACCTATTTTAAGTTGGATTGAATCTCGGAAACTGCTTGAGGTAAAGGCTTAG
- a CDS encoding response regulator, translating to MEARILLVDDDRLLREVISECLKLNDYQVDMAEDATAALKLFQPDKYDLALIDLVMPGMNGLELMQKIMEEDANIFCLIMTGYPTVDSAYKAMVEGASDYIIKPFQLNELVAAIKQHLES from the coding sequence ATGGAAGCCCGTATTCTTCTTGTGGATGACGACCGCCTCCTTCGAGAGGTAATCAGTGAATGCTTGAAACTCAACGATTACCAAGTTGACATGGCTGAGGATGCTACTGCTGCTTTAAAACTATTCCAACCGGATAAGTATGACTTAGCGCTCATAGATTTAGTAATGCCTGGCATGAATGGTTTGGAATTGATGCAAAAGATTATGGAGGAAGACGCCAATATTTTCTGCCTAATTATGACGGGGTATCCAACCGTCGACAGTGCCTACAAGGCTATGGTGGAGGGCGCTTCAGATTATATTATCAAACCCTTTCAACTCAATGAATTAGTTGCCGCTATTAAGCAACATTTAGAATCATGA
- a CDS encoding cyclic nucleotide-binding domain-containing protein produces the protein MQRILNWIGAWFKGRQTYLQLKEYSIFEQLGSFDLFLLDELMHVRKFQPEEVIFESGYPLEVIYFIQSGEILLKGNKGNSYDKVLRKGQHLGIFDMFHSLQRCSTAIAQSQVVVLGISRTDLDDYIKSRPLAGMKILRAIIKELSNIVLTDNSQDRQ, from the coding sequence ATGCAACGAATACTCAATTGGATAGGTGCTTGGTTTAAAGGTCGTCAAACCTATTTACAGCTGAAGGAATATTCCATATTTGAGCAACTTGGATCATTTGATTTGTTCTTACTAGATGAATTGATGCATGTAAGAAAGTTTCAACCGGAAGAGGTGATCTTTGAATCTGGATACCCACTGGAAGTAATCTACTTTATCCAATCTGGCGAAATCCTGTTAAAAGGAAACAAAGGGAATAGTTACGACAAGGTACTAAGAAAAGGACAACATCTGGGGATATTTGACATGTTCCACTCTTTACAACGTTGTAGCACAGCAATTGCTCAAAGCCAAGTAGTTGTACTAGGAATCTCTCGCACAGATCTTGATGATTATATAAAATCCCGTCCTCTAGCTGGAATGAAGATTTTAAGAGCTATAATCAAAGAACTAAGTAACATCGTTTTAACTGATAACTCACAAGATAGACAATGA
- the secG gene encoding preprotein translocase subunit SecG produces MVLYTIALVIHVIISVALVLVILAQTSKGGLDANLGGAAMNVFGGSGASQMLKKWTQILALIFAASCILLAFLVKDMRGGTLSEVQERQSKLPDTETPAEPATAPAPIPAETPSQGE; encoded by the coding sequence ATGGTTTTATACACAATAGCCCTAGTTATTCACGTAATTATCAGCGTCGCTTTGGTGTTGGTGATTCTTGCGCAGACTTCAAAAGGTGGGCTTGATGCCAACCTTGGCGGAGCTGCCATGAACGTATTTGGCGGAAGTGGCGCTTCTCAAATGCTCAAGAAATGGACTCAGATTTTAGCGCTTATTTTTGCCGCATCTTGTATCCTGCTTGCTTTTTTGGTTAAAGATATGCGTGGTGGTACACTTAGCGAAGTGCAAGAACGTCAAAGTAAGCTTCCGGATACGGAAACTCCAGCAGAACCAGCGACTGCACCAGCGCCCATACCAGCCGAAACTCCCTCTCAGGGCGAATAA
- a CDS encoding AMP-binding protein — MIEEKLIVKLVNSIKEYWDYPAFTDYPGPALSYGDVAKRIVWLHRQFQATGVKKGSKIALAGKNCSNWGILWLSTVTYGATIVPILANFSPEDTQHIINHCDAEMVFITKDKYDLIDGDLLKKVKQVYALEDFNLLDNRMEKYKQAIPKFEDCEDLKNLNCENFSLKDVCDNEDIAAIIYTSGTTGFSKGVMLPHRSLLANLIVANENLLFNVGAKVFAFLPLAHAYASSFDFLYPFTRGNHINFMDKIPAPKILLAAMKDLKPEVVLTVPLLIEKIYKKQLQPTIEKPQMQIFLKIPVLNKIILKKIHDKLMQAFGGNIRELITGGAPMNAEVELFMKKIKFPFTIGYGMTECGPLISYANWQEHRFESSGKKLKFMEIKVNSRDPENTPGEIVLRGEQVFKGYYKFDEATAEVLRDGWLHTGDIGTIDKDGFIYIRGRIKNVILGPSGENIYPELVEQKLNNLPYVGESLVLERDRQLHAMVYPDFEALDADRIPENQIPKIMEDNRNELNKSLASFSRIVKIQIANEPFQKTPTQKIKRYQYS; from the coding sequence ATGATCGAAGAAAAACTTATTGTAAAACTTGTGAACTCTATTAAAGAATATTGGGACTATCCCGCATTTACGGATTATCCCGGTCCAGCGCTAAGTTATGGGGATGTGGCAAAACGCATTGTATGGTTACACCGTCAATTTCAAGCAACTGGCGTGAAGAAAGGCAGCAAGATTGCTCTTGCGGGTAAAAATTGCAGTAATTGGGGAATATTGTGGTTGAGTACAGTCACATACGGGGCAACCATCGTCCCGATTTTGGCGAATTTTTCTCCTGAAGATACTCAGCATATTATAAATCACTGTGATGCCGAAATGGTTTTTATTACCAAAGATAAATACGATCTTATTGATGGAGACCTCCTTAAAAAGGTTAAACAGGTATATGCTCTAGAAGATTTTAACCTCTTAGATAATAGAATGGAAAAATATAAACAAGCTATACCCAAGTTTGAAGACTGTGAAGATCTTAAGAACTTAAATTGCGAAAACTTTTCTTTGAAAGACGTATGTGATAACGAAGATATTGCCGCCATCATCTACACCAGCGGCACAACCGGCTTTTCCAAAGGCGTAATGCTGCCACACCGCAGTCTGTTGGCAAATCTTATTGTAGCTAACGAAAATCTGCTCTTCAACGTTGGGGCTAAGGTATTTGCATTTTTACCCCTAGCGCATGCCTACGCTAGCAGTTTTGATTTTTTGTATCCATTCACACGCGGAAATCACATCAATTTCATGGATAAAATTCCAGCCCCTAAGATATTGCTTGCTGCCATGAAAGATCTTAAACCAGAAGTAGTTTTAACGGTTCCGCTTCTAATTGAAAAAATCTATAAAAAGCAGCTTCAGCCTACCATAGAAAAGCCCCAGATGCAAATATTTCTAAAGATCCCTGTGCTAAATAAGATCATCCTCAAGAAAATCCATGACAAACTGATGCAAGCCTTTGGAGGGAACATCCGCGAACTTATCACTGGAGGCGCACCCATGAATGCAGAAGTTGAGCTTTTTATGAAAAAGATTAAATTCCCCTTTACTATTGGCTATGGAATGACTGAGTGCGGACCCCTTATTTCGTATGCAAATTGGCAAGAACATCGCTTTGAATCCAGCGGCAAGAAATTGAAATTCATGGAGATTAAGGTCAATTCGCGGGATCCTGAAAACACACCTGGAGAAATAGTCTTACGTGGAGAACAAGTGTTTAAAGGCTATTACAAATTTGATGAGGCTACTGCAGAAGTTTTAAGAGACGGATGGCTACATACCGGAGATATTGGCACCATAGATAAAGATGGTTTTATCTATATTCGCGGGCGGATTAAGAACGTGATATTAGGACCCAGCGGAGAGAACATTTACCCTGAATTGGTTGAACAGAAACTAAATAACTTACCTTATGTTGGCGAATCCTTAGTTTTAGAGCGAGACCGCCAATTGCACGCTATGGTATATCCAGATTTTGAAGCTCTGGACGCAGATCGTATCCCCGAGAACCAAATTCCAAAAATTATGGAAGATAACCGCAACGAACTCAACAAATCTCTGGCAAGTTTTAGTCGCATAGTTAAAATCCAGATTGCTAACGAGCCTTTTCAAAAGACTCCCACTCAAAAGATTAAGCGTTACCAATACTCTTAA
- a CDS encoding THUMP domain-containing protein, whose translation MENNRYFAVIAGSLEKHAQAELNSFGAEVLQQVPRGLLFSCNKQTLYQILYEARLVQRILMPLLNFDCHSAKYLYQQAYKNIDWLTLFAPEQSFGIDSNVSNSFTRHSLYAGQVLKDAICDRFREQYGDRPNFTNNDPDILFNLHIHNNKVSVSLDILGFSMHKRGYRIAKVDAPLQETLAATMLHLSGWDLTSRLWDPMCGSGTILAEALMLYCHIPAGYLLQKTNLSQMPYFDSELWNRVVQQSNSKIRELPKGLIMGSDINPQAISAARENLERLPYGDRIDLKVMRFENYSANYTGVIITNPPYGIRLSNIDDVGMIYQALGDFLKQHCKGSTAYILCGSKTLVSKLRLRAHWAKSLKNGNLDSKLAKIVIR comes from the coding sequence TTGGAAAACAATAGATACTTTGCCGTAATTGCGGGCAGCTTGGAGAAACATGCCCAGGCAGAATTAAATAGCTTTGGCGCTGAAGTATTGCAACAAGTTCCAAGAGGTTTGCTTTTTTCGTGTAATAAGCAAACATTGTATCAAATACTGTATGAAGCAAGGCTGGTGCAGCGAATTTTGATGCCTTTACTGAATTTCGACTGCCACAGTGCCAAATATCTTTATCAACAAGCATATAAGAATATTGATTGGCTAACCTTGTTTGCACCAGAGCAATCCTTTGGGATAGATAGTAATGTTAGTAATTCTTTTACCCGCCATTCACTATATGCTGGGCAAGTATTGAAAGACGCCATCTGCGATAGATTTAGAGAGCAATATGGAGATAGGCCCAATTTCACCAATAACGACCCCGATATTTTGTTCAATCTGCATATCCATAATAATAAAGTTAGTGTTTCTTTGGATATTTTGGGGTTCAGCATGCATAAAAGAGGTTATAGAATAGCCAAAGTTGATGCCCCATTACAAGAAACACTAGCGGCAACCATGCTTCATCTTAGCGGTTGGGATCTTACTTCCAGGTTATGGGATCCAATGTGTGGCAGTGGGACGATTTTAGCGGAAGCACTGATGCTGTATTGTCATATCCCGGCGGGATATTTGCTACAAAAAACAAATCTTAGCCAGATGCCATATTTCGATTCCGAACTTTGGAATCGGGTTGTACAACAGTCAAACTCTAAGATTAGAGAACTTCCGAAGGGTCTTATAATGGGATCAGACATCAATCCCCAAGCTATCTCTGCTGCTAGAGAAAATCTGGAAAGACTTCCTTATGGCGATAGAATTGATCTAAAAGTAATGCGCTTTGAGAACTATAGTGCAAATTACACTGGCGTTATCATCACTAACCCCCCTTACGGAATAAGGCTTTCAAATATTGATGATGTTGGCATGATTTACCAAGCTTTGGGCGATTTCTTGAAGCAGCACTGCAAGGGAAGTACCGCTTATATTTTATGTGGATCAAAAACTTTGGTTTCCAAGTTACGCTTGCGTGCTCACTGGGCTAAAAGCCTAAAGAATGGAAATTTGGATTCCAAGTTGGCAAAGATAGTAATCCGCTAA
- a CDS encoding cold shock domain-containing protein produces the protein MKGKVKWFNKNKGYGFILTDDNKEYFVHWKSIVTNSPRELKVLEQDEEVTFDLIETEKGIQAINIIRINP, from the coding sequence ATGAAAGGAAAAGTTAAGTGGTTTAATAAAAATAAAGGTTATGGCTTTATTCTTACAGACGACAACAAAGAATACTTTGTGCATTGGAAATCCATTGTCACAAATTCTCCCCGTGAATTGAAGGTACTTGAACAAGACGAAGAAGTAACCTTTGATTTGATCGAAACAGAAAAAGGTATTCAAGCTATTAATATAATCCGGATTAATCCCTGA
- a CDS encoding FecR family protein, translated as MKRVLILSLILLVASVLLADSVAILSASKGKVDLERARKQVKFKKGELLQNKDVLRTGSESFAAYKFIDASSMIKLFSNSVVTINASKSGTQLSKKVNVNKGNVLTQVKKGTGAFTVQTPTTVASVKGTEFMTRVDDDGFSTFIVTDGEVELRILDTDEVKNVSKGNTAVIDPDGEVELRQSSAQDISEIEQAELEANQSSETNTILIRVLDKNGNIKHIEVTY; from the coding sequence ATGAAACGAGTTTTAATATTATCCCTCATTCTCTTAGTTGCAAGTGTTCTGTTAGCAGATAGCGTTGCTATTCTTTCTGCCAGCAAGGGTAAGGTAGATCTCGAACGTGCTCGTAAGCAAGTAAAGTTTAAGAAAGGGGAATTGTTACAGAACAAAGATGTATTAAGAACAGGCTCAGAAAGCTTTGCTGCGTATAAATTTATAGATGCGTCATCTATGATTAAGCTCTTTTCGAACTCAGTAGTTACCATCAATGCTAGCAAAAGCGGAACTCAGCTTTCAAAAAAGGTAAACGTAAATAAAGGCAATGTTCTTACCCAAGTAAAAAAGGGTACAGGCGCATTTACCGTACAAACGCCTACTACCGTAGCTTCGGTAAAGGGAACCGAGTTTATGACCAGAGTAGATGATGATGGTTTTAGCACCTTTATTGTAACCGATGGCGAGGTGGAATTAAGAATTTTGGATACCGATGAAGTAAAAAACGTTTCCAAAGGTAATACAGCAGTTATAGATCCAGATGGGGAGGTGGAACTACGCCAAAGCTCTGCGCAGGATATCAGTGAGATTGAGCAAGCTGAATTGGAAGCTAATCAATCCAGCGAAACCAACACTATCCTCATTCGCGTATTAGATAAAAATGGAAATATAAAACACATAGAAGTTACATATTAA